Proteins from a single region of Antechinus flavipes isolate AdamAnt ecotype Samford, QLD, Australia chromosome 2, AdamAnt_v2, whole genome shotgun sequence:
- the SORD gene encoding sorbitol dehydrogenase gives MDDRIDNLSVVVHGPGDLRLENYPIHEPGPNEVLLKMHSVGICGSDVHYWKHGRIGDFVVKKPMVLGHEASGTVVQVGAMVKNLYPGDRVAIEPGVPRDIDEFCKIGRYNLSPTIFFCATPPDDGNLCRFYNHNADFCYKLPDNVTFEEGALIEPLSVGIHACRRGGVTLGSEVLVCGAGPIGMVSLLVAKAMGASKVIVTDVNSSRLERAKECGATFTLQLDKESPKEIASKIENLFGNKPHITIECTGVESSIQTSIYATRPGGTVVLVGLGKEIVSIPLVHAAVREVDIRGVFRYCNTWPMAIAMLASKLVNVKPLVTHRFPLEKALEAFETSSRGEGLKVMLKCDPDDQNP, from the exons GAAAACTATCCAATTCATGAACCAGGCCCAAATG aGGTGCTGCTGAAAATGCATTCAGTTGGAATCTGCGGCTCTGATGTCCATTACTGGAAACATGGTCGAATTGGAGACTTTGTGGTTAAAAAGCCAATGGTGCTGGGACATGAGGCCTCAGGAACTGTGGTGCAGGTGGGAGCGATGGTAAAGAACCTTTATCCAG GTGACAGGGTTGCTATTGAGCCGGGTGTTCCCCGAGACATCGATGAATTTTGTAAGATTGGCAGGTACAATCTGTCCCCCACCATCTTTTTCTGTGCTACACCCCCGGATGATGGGAACCTCTGCAGGTTTTACAATCACAACGCGGATTTCTGCTACAA ACTCCCTGACAATGTCACCTTTGAGGAAGGGGCCCTTATCGAGCCGCTCTCTGTGGGGATCCATGCCTGTCGGAGAGGTGGAGTCACTCTGGGAAGCGAGGTTCTTGTGTGTGGAGCTG gACCAATTGGAATGGTCAGTTTGCTGGTTGCTAAAGCAATGGGTGCATCTAAAGTGATAGTGACTG ATGTGAACAGCTCTCGACTAGAAAGAGCCAAAGAATGTGGGGCCACTTTCACCCTCCAGCTCGATAAAGAGAGCCCCAAGGAAATTGCCAGTAAAATAGAAAATCTCTTTGGAAACAAACCACATATCACCATCGAGTGTACTGGAGTGGAATCTTCTATCCAGACCAGCATCTAT GCCACTCGTCCTGGTGGGACTGTAGTGCTAGTAGGATTGGGTAAGGAGATAGTCTCTATCCCCCTGGTCCATGCAGCTGTGCGAGAAGTGGACATCAGAGGAGTGTTTCGATACTGTAATAC GTGGCCCATGGCGATCGCGATGCTTGCATCCAAGTTGGTGAATGTCAAGCCCTTAGTCACCCACAGGTTTCCTCTGGAAAAGGCTCTGGAGGCCTTTGAAACATCCAGTAGGGGAGAAGGGTTAAAAGTCATGCTTAAATGTGACCCTGACGACCAGAATCCCTAA